In Nitrospirota bacterium, the following are encoded in one genomic region:
- a CDS encoding glycosyltransferase family 9 protein: MTPPNKILILNLNRMGDQLQALPFYWAVKQNYPESHLSVFVDGKGEKGEVVRWLSPPVDEFVPLDLNRLRPPSGSEPPIAEGSKYFKELAAEMRSRSFDLIVNLSHGKFSGLLMSFFQTPTTRTLGHVIVEGQRRVFQGDWLTYLFTMVATRRLNRFHIVDLYIRGCGLGPPEDLPPLVVPEPDRAWADAFLRSHGFQTGHKLVAVQPGASEYRKRWEPEQFAEALALLACRPGLDFLVLGAPSERDLWEKMKPRLPAGTMDGIGTTLEQARALLARSSLLITNDTGPMHLASSLGVPCVVISLGSVYYPETFGYGPGHLILQPNIPCAPCSENLPCSDTVCHRYIHPEDVATGAELLLGLSPTRDPIYNGHCTFFRSGRDADGMLFCTPLRRMEQSRDGLMSLAYREMWKVSLDFKDVEAGWRDLKESVDVWYGWNTLAGEISPPLPNDLLRILDWSRAAQQTARELEFSLFQDGADTGGTEAALKQLVEWDQRIVEEGYRNPLLQPLLRQYRFERERIYGGTAVDWAQMSQIHLGTLERRCQTLQLYLDRLAERKN; the protein is encoded by the coding sequence ATGACCCCCCCCAACAAGATCCTGATCCTCAATCTGAACCGGATGGGAGACCAGCTCCAGGCCCTGCCGTTTTACTGGGCCGTGAAGCAAAACTATCCGGAATCGCACCTCTCGGTCTTCGTGGACGGCAAGGGGGAAAAGGGAGAAGTAGTCCGCTGGCTCTCGCCGCCCGTGGATGAGTTCGTTCCTCTGGACCTGAATCGCCTCCGCCCCCCATCCGGATCCGAACCACCCATCGCGGAAGGCTCCAAGTACTTCAAGGAATTGGCCGCCGAGATGCGATCCCGTTCCTTCGATCTCATCGTGAATCTCAGCCACGGCAAGTTCAGCGGTCTCCTGATGAGTTTCTTCCAGACCCCGACCACCCGCACGCTGGGGCACGTCATCGTTGAGGGCCAGCGGCGCGTATTTCAGGGCGACTGGCTCACCTACCTCTTTACGATGGTCGCCACGAGAAGATTGAACCGGTTTCACATCGTCGATCTGTACATCCGGGGATGCGGACTGGGTCCGCCCGAGGACCTGCCTCCCCTGGTTGTTCCCGAACCGGATCGAGCGTGGGCGGATGCCTTTCTGCGATCGCATGGGTTCCAGACCGGGCACAAATTGGTTGCCGTTCAGCCGGGTGCAAGCGAATACCGAAAGCGCTGGGAGCCCGAACAATTCGCCGAGGCGCTGGCCCTCCTTGCGTGCCGGCCCGGCTTGGATTTCCTCGTCCTCGGCGCCCCGTCCGAGCGCGACCTGTGGGAAAAAATGAAGCCTCGCCTGCCGGCCGGTACGATGGACGGGATCGGAACAACCCTGGAGCAGGCCCGGGCGCTGCTCGCGCGGTCGAGTCTCCTCATCACCAACGACACCGGCCCGATGCATCTCGCCTCCAGCCTGGGCGTTCCCTGCGTCGTCATTTCCCTCGGCTCAGTGTACTACCCCGAAACGTTCGGTTACGGTCCCGGGCATCTCATCCTCCAGCCGAACATCCCGTGCGCCCCATGTTCGGAAAACCTTCCGTGCAGCGATACCGTGTGTCACCGCTATATTCATCCCGAGGATGTGGCCACCGGCGCGGAATTGTTGCTCGGCCTCTCCCCAACGCGCGATCCCATTTACAACGGACACTGCACGTTTTTCCGGAGCGGCAGGGATGCGGATGGCATGCTGTTCTGTACCCCTCTTCGCAGGATGGAACAGAGCCGGGACGGTCTGATGTCTTTGGCGTATCGCGAGATGTGGAAAGTCTCTCTCGATTTCAAGGATGTGGAAGCCGGGTGGCGGGATTTGAAAGAGTCCGTGGACGTGTGGTATGGCTGGAATACCTTGGCCGGCGAGATTTCTCCCCCCCTTCCGAACGACCTCCTCCGGATTCTGGACTGGTCGCGCGCCGCACAACAGACCGCAAGGGAATTGGAGTTTTCTCTCTTCCAAGACGGGGCGGACACCGGTGGAACCGAGGCCGCGCTGAAACAGCTCGTGGAGTGGGACCAGAGGATCGTGGAGGAAGGATACCGGAATCCTCTCCTCCAACCGCTCCTCAGACAATATCGATTCGAGCGGGAGAGGATCTACGGGGGAACCGCGGTCGATTGGGCGCAGATGTCCCAGATTCATCTCGGAACCCTGGAGCGTCGCTGCCAAACGCTCCAACTGTACCTCGACCGTCTGGCAGAAAGAAAGAATTAG